The following proteins are co-located in the Gloeocapsa sp. PCC 7428 genome:
- a CDS encoding DUF2499 domain-containing protein: MHALSIPTWIIHVSSVIEWIAAIWLIWTYGEVTRNRSWWALSVAMLPALVSAMCACTWHFFDNAESLEWLVTLQATMTVVGNFTLLIAAWLIWRSTTEGEVRGQGSGVRDIGKN; the protein is encoded by the coding sequence ATGCACGCCCTCTCAATTCCAACTTGGATTATTCACGTTTCTAGTGTGATTGAATGGATTGCCGCAATTTGGTTAATCTGGACATATGGTGAAGTCACTCGTAATCGTAGCTGGTGGGCTTTATCTGTTGCGATGTTACCCGCACTTGTGAGTGCGATGTGTGCTTGTACGTGGCATTTTTTTGATAATGCTGAGTCGCTAGAGTGGCTAGTGACGCTGCAAGCGACAATGACAGTTGTTGGAAATTTCACACTGTTAATTGCTGCGTGGTTGATTTGGCGTTCTACAACCGAAGGAGAGGTCAGAGGTCAGGGGTCAGGGGTCAGGGATATAGGAAAGAACTAA
- a CDS encoding Uma2 family endonuclease: protein METLAKWTVDDYHRMIASGILDDRRVELLAGKIYEMTPEAPIHAFCGGSLADYFRDRLNRQALVRESRPITLETSEPEPDIAIVRGSWSDYRKRHPGANDIYLVVEISNSSLTKVLKQKQPIYAAAGIQEYWILDLTALQLIVFRNPQSNEYQSRQDIKSGIVSPLAFPAITLSVEQLFSV from the coding sequence ATGGAAACATTGGCAAAGTGGACAGTAGACGATTATCACCGGATGATTGCATCGGGTATTTTAGACGATCGCCGCGTTGAATTGTTGGCGGGAAAAATTTACGAAATGACACCAGAAGCACCAATACACGCGTTTTGTGGAGGAAGCTTAGCTGATTATTTCCGCGATCGCCTCAATCGTCAAGCCTTGGTTCGCGAATCCCGCCCCATTACACTTGAAACTTCAGAACCAGAGCCAGATATTGCCATTGTACGGGGTTCTTGGAGCGATTACCGAAAGCGTCACCCTGGAGCTAATGACATCTATCTGGTGGTAGAGATATCTAATTCAAGTTTAACCAAAGTCTTAAAACAGAAGCAGCCTATATATGCAGCAGCAGGAATTCAAGAGTATTGGATATTAGATCTCACTGCGCTACAGCTAATTGTATTTCGCAATCCCCAAAGCAACGAGTATCAATCACGACAAGATATTAAATCTGGGATAGTATCTCCCCTAGCATTTCCAGCGATTACTTTATCAGTCGAGCAATTATTTTCGGTTTAA
- a CDS encoding LysR family transcriptional regulator, translating to MGFDYQSQLKLSQLQVLIAVADCGSFSEAALQMQMSQSAVSYAIATLEEELGILLFTRGRYGAHLTFVGEQIVDRARQVLYLMEDIVKQANLAKGLQGGLVRISAFRSAGTHILPKIIAQFCQRYPAIAVSIAEYDDRANVEDDLRKGRADIGITYLPTSHEFETWELMHDEFVVLFPPSFEPKSTQPSWEDLKVYPLIVPPDGCDCDTMMYAHCAKYGVTLQATYKIRSDTTIVNMVAQGLGTAISPRLAAEPIPEGVQVFSLPVPFFRTINVAILADALLTPAGFALLDLLKNSFVPSRL from the coding sequence ATGGGTTTTGACTACCAAAGCCAACTCAAGCTGTCTCAACTGCAAGTTTTAATCGCAGTCGCCGATTGTGGTAGTTTTAGTGAGGCTGCTTTGCAGATGCAAATGTCACAATCAGCAGTAAGTTATGCGATCGCGACTTTAGAAGAAGAACTAGGCATTTTACTGTTTACACGAGGGCGTTATGGCGCACATCTGACTTTTGTAGGCGAGCAAATTGTCGATCGCGCGCGTCAGGTTTTGTACTTAATGGAGGATATTGTTAAACAAGCAAACTTAGCTAAAGGTTTACAAGGCGGTTTAGTACGAATCTCAGCATTTCGCAGTGCCGGAACGCATATTTTACCAAAAATTATTGCGCAATTTTGTCAGCGCTATCCGGCGATCGCGGTGAGTATCGCAGAGTACGACGATCGCGCGAATGTAGAAGATGATTTACGCAAAGGGCGTGCTGATATTGGGATTACGTATTTACCAACAAGCCATGAATTTGAAACTTGGGAATTGATGCATGATGAATTTGTCGTACTATTTCCTCCCAGCTTTGAGCCAAAATCCACTCAGCCGAGTTGGGAAGACTTAAAAGTTTATCCTTTGATTGTGCCTCCCGACGGCTGTGACTGCGATACGATGATGTACGCTCATTGTGCTAAATATGGTGTAACACTACAGGCAACGTATAAAATTCGCTCTGATACCACAATAGTTAACATGGTTGCACAAGGATTAGGAACTGCGATTAGTCCTCGCCTTGCTGCTGAACCAATTCCAGAAGGGGTACAAGTTTTTAGTCTTCCAGTACCCTTTTTTCGGACGATTAATGTTGCTATACTCGCAGACGCGTTACTAACTCCGGCTGGATTTGCATTGCTCGATCTTCTCAAAAATAGCTTTGTACCAAGCCGTCTCTAG
- the hisA gene encoding 1-(5-phosphoribosyl)-5-[(5-phosphoribosylamino)methylideneamino]imidazole-4-carboxamide isomerase, with amino-acid sequence MEVIPAIDLLAGKCVRLYQGDYARSQVFNDNPADVAQQWVEQGATRLHVVDLDGAKQGKVVNLAAIEAITAAVSVPIQVGGGLRDSTSVAQLLDLGVQRVILGTVAVEQPQLVADLCQEFPGQIVVGIDARNGKVATRGWLETSEVLATQLATQMQELGAAAIIYTDIHRDGTLSGPNLEALRELATEISIPVIASGGVSSVTDLLSLLALEPLGVIGAIVGRALYTGDISLKSAVQAVGQGRLQDIPPDLGFSAFA; translated from the coding sequence ATGGAAGTTATACCAGCGATAGATTTACTTGCAGGGAAATGCGTGCGGTTATATCAAGGAGATTATGCGCGATCGCAAGTCTTCAACGATAATCCCGCAGACGTAGCGCAGCAATGGGTAGAACAAGGCGCAACGCGATTGCACGTTGTCGATCTCGATGGCGCGAAGCAAGGTAAGGTTGTCAATCTAGCTGCGATTGAGGCGATTACTGCGGCGGTATCCGTACCAATTCAAGTTGGCGGAGGATTACGCGATTCCACTAGCGTTGCACAGTTATTAGACTTAGGCGTACAGCGCGTGATTTTAGGAACCGTTGCTGTTGAACAACCGCAATTAGTCGCCGACTTATGTCAAGAGTTTCCTGGGCAAATCGTTGTTGGAATTGATGCGCGCAATGGTAAAGTTGCAACACGCGGTTGGCTAGAAACATCAGAAGTGTTAGCAACGCAACTTGCAACGCAGATGCAAGAATTGGGTGCTGCTGCAATCATTTATACTGATATTCACCGTGATGGTACGCTATCAGGACCTAATTTAGAAGCGCTGAGAGAACTCGCAACAGAAATTTCGATTCCGGTAATTGCTTCTGGCGGTGTCAGTTCGGTTACAGATTTATTGAGTTTGCTGGCTCTCGAACCGTTGGGGGTCATCGGTGCAATTGTTGGTCGTGCATTATACACTGGAGATATTTCGCTCAAAAGTGCGGTGCAAGCAGTTGGACAAGGTAGATTACAAGATATTCCACCCGATTTAGGATTTTCAGCGTTTGCTTAA
- the brnA gene encoding type II toxin-antitoxin system BrnA family antitoxin, with the protein MNAPEFDQKFDANEDITAYLDLNTIHRPAYEQRRVNVDFPTWMIEALDQEAARIGVTRQSIIKVWIAERLEQLASAPHSLLLVHRWDNRHD; encoded by the coding sequence ATGAATGCTCCAGAGTTTGATCAAAAATTTGATGCAAATGAGGACATCACCGCATACCTTGATCTGAACACGATTCATCGTCCAGCTTATGAGCAACGACGAGTAAACGTTGATTTTCCCACATGGATGATTGAAGCACTTGATCAAGAGGCTGCACGCATAGGCGTAACCCGACAATCAATCATAAAAGTTTGGATTGCCGAGCGACTTGAGCAGCTAGCTAGCGCCCCACACTCCCTACTACTCGTGCATCGTTGGGATAATCGCCATGATTAG
- a CDS encoding SDR family oxidoreductase — protein MGRLSNQVIVVVGGGSGIGLAVAKLAHAEEARVIILGRSLTKLEQAKSLIGQNIRAIATDIMDETAVTQAFAEIGTFDHLFISAQDATTATLSETTIEKLRPTLDSKIWGAFHVVKHSIFQMRSDGSITFISGLAGRRGYPGLAVAGAANAGIEAVARNLAVELAPIRVNTVCAGVVDTEMLDRIFGDQRAEVVKAIAQKLPVKLGKPEEIEAVQFYF, from the coding sequence ATGGGACGATTATCAAATCAAGTTATCGTTGTCGTTGGTGGCGGTTCGGGAATTGGGTTAGCTGTGGCGAAACTAGCTCATGCTGAAGAGGCAAGGGTCATTATTTTAGGGCGTTCATTAACAAAGCTCGAACAAGCAAAAAGTTTAATTGGGCAAAATATCAGAGCGATCGCAACAGATATCATGGATGAAACCGCAGTTACTCAAGCATTTGCTGAAATTGGAACTTTCGATCATTTGTTCATTTCTGCTCAAGATGCTACTACGGCGACCTTATCAGAAACTACCATCGAAAAACTGCGTCCTACCTTGGATAGTAAAATTTGGGGAGCCTTCCATGTTGTGAAACACAGCATCTTTCAAATGCGTTCTGATGGCTCAATTACCTTTATTTCGGGTTTAGCTGGGCGACGCGGTTATCCTGGCTTAGCAGTAGCAGGAGCCGCGAATGCAGGAATTGAAGCAGTTGCGCGAAATTTAGCAGTTGAGTTAGCGCCTATACGAGTCAATACAGTTTGTGCAGGTGTTGTTGATACAGAAATGCTCGATAGAATATTTGGCGATCAACGTGCAGAGGTGGTGAAAGCGATCGCCCAAAAACTTCCTGTTAAGCTTGGAAAACCAGAGGAAATTGAGGCGGTGCAGTTTTATTTTTAA
- a CDS encoding DUF3593 domain-containing protein — protein MIQDVSFLIHPSKETLFALSLFPYLGFLWFLTRTPQMPRLALIGFYCTLVFVGVTIPAGIYAQVHYGESLANVDWLHGGAEFFLTLSNILVVLGFRQAIKEREAKS, from the coding sequence ATGATTCAAGATGTCTCGTTCCTTATACACCCTTCCAAAGAAACGCTATTTGCGTTATCGTTGTTTCCTTACTTGGGTTTTTTATGGTTTCTCACGCGGACTCCGCAAATGCCACGTTTAGCATTAATTGGCTTTTACTGCACATTAGTATTTGTTGGTGTCACCATTCCTGCTGGAATTTATGCTCAAGTTCACTATGGTGAATCATTAGCAAATGTTGATTGGTTACACGGAGGTGCAGAATTTTTCTTGACGCTATCGAATATTTTGGTCGTGCTAGGCTTCCGACAAGCCATCAAAGAAAGAGAAGCGAAAAGTTAA
- a CDS encoding XisH family protein, with translation MAKDRFHDAVKIALEKERWIITADPYEISVGDVDFEIDLAAEMLAAERAGEKIAVEIKSFIGRSSVSEFHTALGQFINYQFALEEFEPDRQLYLAVPESIYNSFFQRRFIQSVIIRTRIRLLVYDETQEVIVQWL, from the coding sequence ATGGCTAAGGATCGCTTTCACGATGCAGTTAAGATAGCGTTAGAGAAAGAAAGGTGGATAATTACTGCCGATCCTTACGAGATAAGTGTTGGGGATGTAGACTTTGAAATAGATTTGGCAGCAGAAATGTTAGCTGCTGAACGAGCAGGTGAAAAAATTGCAGTTGAAATTAAGAGTTTTATCGGGAGATCAAGTGTATCAGAATTCCACACCGCCCTTGGGCAATTTATCAATTATCAATTTGCTCTCGAAGAATTTGAACCTGATCGCCAACTTTATCTTGCAGTGCCTGAGTCAATTTATAACTCATTTTTTCAGCGTCGTTTTATACAGTCAGTGATTATAAGAACTCGTATTCGTTTACTGGTTTACGATGAAACACAGGAGGTGATTGTTCAATGGCTGTAG